In one window of Ruminococcus albus AD2013 DNA:
- a CDS encoding ABC transporter permease: MFKDPDFGKKLRNQRSLLLLSIPFVVYVLIFNFAPLFGWIMAFQRYKPRDGFIHSQFIGLDNFKFLFRNDEFIGCVKNTLAMGVINLVLGTICPIIFAILLSEFRFNIGKKFVQTISYLPHFLSMIILTGIVFDVLSMENGILNKVLVGIGVVDKPIQWLADPKYFWWIVGFANRWKETGWDSIIYLAAITSINPDLYEAASIDGAGRMSRIWHITLPGLKPTILILLIMNVGNVLNVGFELQYLLGNDLVKSVSETIDIYVLNYGISKGNYSLGVAAGIFKSLVSIILVFIANTSAKAMGEESLY, encoded by the coding sequence ATGTTTAAAGACCCGGACTTCGGTAAAAAGCTGAGAAATCAGAGATCTCTGCTTTTGTTGTCCATACCCTTTGTAGTATACGTTCTGATATTTAACTTTGCCCCGCTTTTCGGCTGGATAATGGCGTTTCAGAGGTATAAGCCAAGAGATGGTTTCATCCATTCTCAGTTTATAGGACTTGATAACTTCAAGTTCCTGTTCAGAAATGATGAATTCATTGGCTGCGTAAAAAACACCCTGGCAATGGGTGTCATAAACCTGGTACTCGGTACTATCTGTCCTATTATATTCGCTATACTCCTCAGTGAGTTCAGATTCAATATTGGCAAAAAGTTCGTTCAGACTATTTCCTACCTGCCTCACTTCCTCTCCATGATAATCCTGACTGGTATCGTATTCGATGTCCTCTCCATGGAGAATGGTATACTGAACAAGGTACTTGTTGGTATCGGCGTTGTCGATAAACCAATACAGTGGCTGGCTGACCCGAAGTACTTCTGGTGGATAGTCGGCTTCGCAAACAGATGGAAAGAAACAGGATGGGATTCCATCATCTATCTGGCAGCTATAACATCTATCAACCCCGACCTTTACGAAGCAGCTTCAATAGACGGCGCAGGCAGAATGAGCCGTATATGGCACATCACTCTCCCCGGTCTGAAGCCTACCATACTCATACTTCTGATAATGAATGTCGGCAACGTACTGAACGTTGGTTTCGAGCTCCAGTATCTGCTGGGTAACGACCTCGTAAAGTCCGTATCTGAAACTATCGATATCTATGTACTTAACTACGGTATCAGTAAGGGTAACTACTCCCTCGGTGTCGCAGCAGGTATATTCAAGAGCCTTGTAAGTATCATACTCGTCTTCATAGCTAATACATCAGCTAAGGCGATGGGTGAAGAAAGTCTGTATTAA
- a CDS encoding carbohydrate ABC transporter permease, with protein sequence MAELTKKVPIPQAEKPKRDAKDVGSKTKHSIVSRRTTGDNIFDAFNTAFMIIFSVIILYPLLNMIAVSFNDGLDALKGGITLVPRVFTLKNYQHVLSQQNMLTAAKISVLRTVIGTVSATLVTALLAYVLSRKEFLFKKQLSLLYVLTMYVSGGLIPIFLVYKALGLTNSFMVYILPGMVPAFSMLVLRTYMNGLPDSLAESAMMDGAGHLTIFIKIIFPLCMPVIATVALFTAVGQWNSWFDAMLYNKMNSDLSTLQYELMKTLSSVTNQKTTAETMKNATATVTPTSVRAAATVVTALPIVILYPFLQRYFVAGLTIGGVKE encoded by the coding sequence ATGGCAGAATTAACTAAAAAAGTCCCTATCCCGCAGGCGGAAAAACCCAAGCGTGATGCAAAGGACGTCGGTTCAAAAACCAAGCACAGCATCGTAAGCCGCCGTACAACAGGTGATAATATTTTCGATGCATTTAACACAGCGTTCATGATCATATTTTCAGTGATCATCCTGTATCCTCTGCTGAATATGATAGCAGTATCTTTCAATGATGGCCTTGATGCACTCAAGGGCGGCATCACTCTGGTCCCCAGAGTATTTACACTCAAAAACTACCAGCACGTTCTCTCACAGCAGAATATGCTCACAGCTGCTAAGATCAGCGTACTCAGAACTGTTATAGGTACTGTTTCCGCTACACTGGTAACTGCACTGCTGGCTTATGTGCTCAGCCGTAAGGAATTCCTGTTCAAAAAACAGCTCTCTCTGCTGTACGTTTTAACAATGTACGTATCAGGCGGTCTTATCCCGATATTCCTCGTGTATAAGGCACTGGGTCTTACCAACAGCTTTATGGTATACATCCTGCCCGGTATGGTACCCGCATTCAGTATGCTGGTCCTGCGTACTTACATGAACGGTCTCCCTGACAGCCTTGCTGAGTCCGCTATGATGGACGGCGCAGGTCACCTGACTATCTTCATCAAGATAATCTTCCCCCTGTGTATGCCCGTTATCGCAACAGTTGCACTGTTCACCGCAGTTGGTCAGTGGAACTCCTGGTTCGATGCAATGCTGTATAACAAAATGAATTCAGATCTGTCAACTCTTCAGTATGAGCTGATGAAGACTCTGAGCTCTGTTACCAACCAGAAGACAACTGCCGAGACCATGAAGAACGCTACTGCAACAGTTACTCCTACCTCTGTAAGAGCAGCAGCTACTGTTGTTACAGCACTTCCTATCGTTATCCTGTATCCTTTCTTACAGAGATACTTCGTTGCAGGTCTTACCATCGGCGGCGTAAAGGAATAA
- a CDS encoding GH39 family glycosyl hydrolase yields the protein MGKTVIDVNNNIPFNNNVDYCVGTGRLGLALTAEYLEQLKLVQKEIGFKNIRGHGLFCDDVAIYQEYEEDGITKVEYNYTYIDRIFDSYLELGIRPFLELGFMPEKMASGTQTIFYWKGNTTPPKDYKLWTDMVIALLKHLRSRYGEEVLDWNIEVWNEPNLPGFWYKADMDEYFRLFKETFTAIKAYDERFQVGGPAICGVNDAEWIQKFLEFCKAEGIKPDSVTRHHYTVEFPERIGHYDYSKLEEPVARLANLQSTRDIVESFDEFKGLPIHITEFSTSYTPKGVIHDTNLNAAYLAGQLSHLGDMNTSYSYWTFGDVFEEQGVPFTPFHGGFGLVANGCIPKPTFYTFAFFKQLKEFGTDCILRDDTAVIVKSDKGFAGILWNIDTDDFTRTFTFPTSGEYTLITKTVDEDTCNPLKLWHDMGEPAYLTKAQTELLRDCAKPLFGSDVISAENGKADISLTAKRNGVVYFELTPRTFTPDRGYDYDKVLSFH from the coding sequence ATGGGAAAAACTGTAATTGATGTAAACAACAATATACCATTCAATAACAATGTTGATTACTGTGTCGGCACAGGCAGACTAGGTCTTGCGCTGACTGCTGAATACCTTGAACAGCTGAAACTTGTCCAGAAAGAGATAGGCTTCAAAAATATCCGCGGACACGGTCTTTTCTGCGATGATGTTGCCATCTATCAGGAGTATGAGGAAGACGGCATCACAAAGGTGGAATACAACTACACCTACATCGACCGCATTTTTGACAGCTACCTCGAACTGGGTATACGCCCTTTCCTCGAACTTGGTTTCATGCCCGAAAAAATGGCAAGCGGCACCCAGACAATTTTCTACTGGAAAGGAAATACCACTCCACCCAAGGACTATAAACTCTGGACAGATATGGTCATCGCCCTGCTGAAACATCTGCGTTCACGCTACGGCGAGGAAGTACTTGACTGGAATATCGAGGTCTGGAACGAACCCAATCTCCCGGGATTCTGGTACAAGGCTGATATGGATGAGTATTTCAGACTCTTCAAGGAGACTTTCACCGCTATCAAGGCTTACGATGAACGTTTTCAGGTAGGCGGACCCGCTATCTGCGGTGTGAACGATGCAGAGTGGATACAGAAGTTCCTTGAATTCTGCAAAGCCGAGGGCATCAAGCCCGATTCCGTCACCCGCCACCACTACACGGTTGAATTTCCCGAGCGCATAGGTCACTACGACTATTCAAAGCTTGAAGAACCTGTGGCAAGACTTGCAAACCTGCAGTCCACCCGCGATATCGTTGAAAGCTTCGATGAGTTCAAGGGTCTGCCTATACACATAACCGAATTCAGCACATCCTATACACCCAAGGGCGTTATCCACGATACCAACCTGAATGCGGCGTATCTTGCAGGTCAGCTTTCCCATCTGGGTGATATGAACACATCTTACTCCTACTGGACATTCGGCGATGTCTTCGAGGAACAGGGCGTGCCTTTCACACCTTTCCACGGCGGATTTGGTCTGGTGGCAAACGGCTGTATACCAAAGCCCACTTTCTACACCTTTGCTTTTTTCAAACAGCTGAAAGAATTCGGTACCGACTGCATTCTCCGTGATGATACCGCAGTTATCGTCAAGTCAGACAAAGGCTTTGCGGGTATTTTGTGGAATATCGACACCGATGACTTCACCCGTACATTCACATTCCCGACAAGCGGCGAATATACCCTCATCACCAAGACAGTTGATGAAGATACCTGCAATCCCCTGAAGCTATGGCACGATATGGGCGAACCCGCATATCTCACCAAAGCCCAGACCGAACTTCTGCGTGATTGCGCAAAGCCACTTTTCGGCAGTGATGTCATTTCTGCCGAAAACGGAAAAGCAGATATCTCACTCACCGCTAAAAGAAACGGCGTAGTCTACTTTGAACTCACCCCACGCACTTTCACCCCAGACCGCGGCTACGACTACGACAAGGTATTATCTTTCCACTGA
- a CDS encoding extracellular solute-binding protein, whose amino-acid sequence MKRLKRAAAALMAMAMVVGMASCGSTGGKKGEQETKKIVNDKGEEVEVKVFSAFFAVPGNKVDEGNVVQDKIAEKIGAKCEMEWLVGQTAEEAIGVMIAGGEYPDFVDASSGMKSMVDAGAFIPIDEYWDDFPNIKNFYTEAEWNSIRADDGHVYIIPQFGKTWEKDTTCVHNDEAFWIQTRVLKWANYPKIETLDEYFDLIERYVEANPTMPDGTPNIGYEILCDDWRYFCLENAPFFLDGYPNDGCCIVDRNTHEAIDYNTTDTAKRYFQKLNEEYKKGIVDPETFTMKYDAYISKLSTGRVCGMVDQHWDFNDAELAIKAAGLDDCTYVPVGITMDKGVEEHWHAKPALDVSNGVGITVSCKEPKAALKFMNDLLDPEILTLRNWGIEGVNYNKGEDGVFTRTEEMRTNANDQAYINANLCPYAYFPNYSNGMDHDGINGCDANHQATEFYESLSADVKECFDAYGVKTYVEMLNEAPENEAWYPMWSYSNALTTDTPEGLVWAEMANVKHEYLPQVCIADDFDKAWDEYLTEYKKKCDVDGTLLPAFNKEIQRRIDVAAGK is encoded by the coding sequence ATGAAAAGACTCAAAAGAGCAGCTGCTGCCCTGATGGCAATGGCAATGGTTGTCGGTATGGCATCCTGTGGTTCTACAGGCGGCAAAAAGGGCGAGCAGGAAACAAAGAAGATTGTAAACGATAAGGGCGAGGAAGTTGAAGTAAAGGTATTCTCCGCTTTCTTCGCAGTTCCCGGCAATAAGGTCGATGAAGGCAACGTTGTACAGGACAAGATCGCTGAAAAGATCGGCGCTAAGTGCGAGATGGAGTGGCTGGTAGGTCAGACCGCTGAAGAAGCTATCGGCGTTATGATCGCAGGCGGCGAGTATCCTGACTTCGTAGATGCTTCTTCCGGTATGAAGAGCATGGTCGATGCAGGCGCATTCATCCCGATCGATGAATACTGGGACGATTTTCCCAACATCAAGAACTTCTACACCGAGGCTGAGTGGAACTCTATCAGAGCTGATGACGGCCACGTTTACATCATTCCTCAGTTCGGCAAGACCTGGGAGAAGGATACAACCTGCGTACACAACGACGAAGCTTTCTGGATCCAGACAAGAGTTCTGAAGTGGGCTAACTATCCCAAGATCGAGACACTTGACGAGTACTTCGACCTTATCGAGAGATACGTAGAGGCTAATCCTACAATGCCCGACGGTACTCCCAACATCGGTTATGAGATACTCTGCGATGACTGGAGATACTTCTGCCTTGAGAATGCTCCCTTCTTCCTTGACGGTTATCCAAACGACGGCTGCTGCATAGTTGACAGAAATACTCATGAGGCTATCGACTACAACACCACCGATACTGCTAAGAGATACTTCCAGAAGCTGAATGAAGAGTACAAGAAGGGCATCGTTGACCCCGAGACCTTCACTATGAAGTATGACGCTTACATCTCCAAGCTGTCTACCGGCCGTGTTTGCGGTATGGTTGACCAGCACTGGGATTTCAATGACGCTGAGCTGGCTATAAAGGCTGCCGGTCTTGATGATTGCACATATGTACCTGTTGGTATCACAATGGATAAGGGCGTTGAGGAACACTGGCACGCTAAGCCCGCTCTGGACGTTTCCAACGGCGTTGGTATCACAGTATCCTGCAAGGAGCCAAAGGCCGCTCTGAAGTTCATGAACGACCTGCTTGATCCCGAGATCCTCACTCTGAGAAACTGGGGTATTGAAGGCGTTAACTACAACAAGGGCGAGGACGGCGTATTCACTCGTACCGAAGAGATGAGAACTAACGCTAACGATCAGGCTTACATCAATGCTAACCTCTGTCCTTACGCTTACTTCCCCAACTACTCCAACGGTATGGATCACGACGGTATCAACGGCTGTGACGCTAACCACCAGGCAACTGAGTTCTATGAGTCACTGTCTGCTGACGTTAAGGAGTGCTTCGACGCTTACGGCGTTAAGACCTATGTTGAGATGCTGAACGAAGCTCCCGAGAACGAGGCTTGGTATCCTATGTGGTCTTACTCCAACGCTCTGACAACCGATACTCCCGAGGGTCTGGTTTGGGCTGAGATGGCTAACGTTAAGCACGAGTACCTGCCTCAGGTTTGTATCGCTGATGATTTCGATAAAGCTTGGGACGAGTATCTGACCGAATACAAGAAGAAGTGCGATGTTGACGGCACACTGCTGCCCGCATTCAACAAGGAGATCCAGAGAAGAATTGACGTAGCAGCAGGTAAGTAA